The following are encoded together in the Coffea arabica cultivar ET-39 chromosome 1c, Coffea Arabica ET-39 HiFi, whole genome shotgun sequence genome:
- the LOC140038320 gene encoding uncharacterized protein produces the protein MADGTRMKTMEEQLRRQESKIHGILESLAADKQSMEERLDAVSAELGNKLDAFMSAISQQLSSLNRGNQEKGILGSPEGSYSRSSDLGSRDQGERNTRSAFFASTPKLEIPAFRGNNPREWIRKLQKYCQLLHIPKEQWMELAEFHLEEKAAVWYQGFRSTRSNKVEWMEFSEELCKRFGTLGQMDPVEEFNKLQLSPTVLAYQEKFEELLSEVMIRAPHLPENYYISCFLSGLPDELRSMVKAHDPRTLSKAFELARLQENAFEAYHRKHKPHQRAMGWGNSTQAAAQQTMAPTKPVIANAVKKTPQHFKKITPEELQYRREHHLCYKCGEKFGPGHQCKQKEIHLMVAVEDRPEDLEEGEVIEYQGAQSARGVEMAIHALTGKMTYNTIKLQGLLKGTPLSILVDGGSTHSFVKNTVAQLFPEMVQSIKPFKVKVANGEYLTCSRMIPNMNWEMQGKPFTHDMFIINIEPYDMIIGVDWMAAHSPITFDFRQLNMTFDKEGERIWLQGESKEAVLKLPKDNAEKEGLSTKIWKHACGLKMSGTQVHSVTQLDIAFQQPLDALIADYKDVFGEPKSLPPSRDCDHQIPLIPNAKPFKLAPYRYPHNQKNEIEKQVKDMISSGIIQLSHSPFASPVLLVKKKDGTWRFCVDYRQLNDLTIKDKFPIPIIDDLLDELYGAKIFTKIDLRAGYHQIRMYLDDIPKTAFKTHLGLYEFTVMPFGLTNAPATFQSLMNHVFEPYLRKFVLVFFDDILVYSPDPNTHLSHLKTVLETLRSCSLFAKLSKCIFGQSQVEYLGHIISSNGVQADPSKVKSMMDWPAPTSVKALRGFLGLTGYYKRFVRGYGLIAKPLTELLKKVNFHWSEHTELAFQKLKQLMSNTPVLALPNFSLPFVLETDASHKAIGAVLMQQGRPIAYLSQALGPKNLGLSIYEKELLSLITAVSRWRHYLLGNHFIIKTDHQSLKYLLEQKITTPLQQKWLTKLLGLDYEIQYKRGKEILVADALSRRSYEEDSSTHSLSVMKPAWLSEVLESYQGDSAVTKLTEALTITPDSLPNYSLSGGLLRYKGRVYIGASGSLRQKLITCLHDSHLGGHSGNLGTYQRLKGPFFWPGMKKEVESWVQQCDVFKRSKVEHCKTPGLLQPLPVPEQAWQHVSMDFVEGLPKSQGYEGMLVVIDRFTKYCHLLPLPPKYTAQSVANMYFDNVYKLHGLPLSIVSDRDRLFTSMFWKELFGKLGTELHYSTAYHPQTDGQTERLNRCVETYLRCLCFQQPHKWKFLLAAAEWWYNTNHHTALKMTPFQALYGYPPSQLGLNALETPVAAVEQWLGDRRKWNELLRGNLIRAQNRMKQFADKGRIERNFQVGDWVYLKLQPYRQTSVAIRKNLKLSSKYYGPYKVLQKVGNAAYKLELPAGSAIHPTFHVSLLKPSAKNHVITQELPLTTAEGQIKIAPESVLATREIIRKKQKMTQVLIKWMNLGTEDSTWEDVTLTLIKISDIITTYKRAYDGKVKAAQHIWAVTQHVLSRLTETIKLGVDELLAVFKSSKSVGLQEPGKVGLILTTAENARKILSPNTSIDQDKLQGNLLPSVSQLHDVCETTFTCLLPASGIQGTVYDVTENVFFLPTLKLGKNSEVMLRNLLAFEASAPDLSSVFQYFIYLLSGLIRGEKDVKILRNAQIVKGEMENDEVVCLFANLRKSIIANGGDKNEMSTADEFGNALREQFSNNPFVKTCIWIKNRIVPFFNLLKPLVPALIVLLLLFQSFCQIYDCRRFSLPILSDGKIFRDASSFLSFNSTGSQGQELMSARKILRYSS, from the exons ATGGCGGATGGAACAAGGATGAAGACGATGGAGGAACAGCTCCGCAGGCAAGAAAGCAAGATTCACGGAATTCTGGAATCCTTGGCGGCAGACAAGCAAAGCATGGAGGAGAGGCTGGATGCAGTGAGTGCTGAGCTGGGCAATAAGCTAGATGCGTTCATGTCAGCCATCTCGCAGCAGCTCTCCAGCTTAAACCGTGGAAATCAAGAGAAAGGCATATTAGGATCTCCAGAAGGAAGTTACTCCAGAAGCTCCGACCTGGGGAGTAGAGATCAAGGAGAAAGGAACACTAGGAGTGCCTTCTTCGCTAGtacgcctaaattggaaattcCAGCATTTAGGGGAAACAATCCTAGGGAATGGATCAGGAAACTGCAGAAATATTGCCAGCTTCTGCACATTCCCAAGGAGCAATGGATGGAGTTGGCAGAGTTCCACTTGGAGGAGAAGGCGGCAGTGTGGTATCAAGGATTCAGATCTACTAGGAGTAACAAGGTGGAATGGATGGAGTTTTCTGAAGAGCTGTGTAAAAGGTTTGGAACCTTAGGACAGATGGATCCAGTGGAGGAATTCAACAAGTTGCAACTCTCTCCCACAGTCCTAGCATATCAAGAAAAATTTGAGGAGCTGTTATCAGAGGTAATGATTCGAGCCCCACACCTTCCAGAAAACTACTACATTTCCTGTTTTTTGAGTGGATTGCCAGATGAATTGAGATCAATGGTGAAAGCTCACGACCCTAGGACACTGTCCAAAGCCTTTGAGTTGGCCAGACTACAGGAGAATGCCTTTGAAGCCTACCACAGGAAGCACAAACCTCATCAAAGGGCCATGGGTTGGGGAAACTCCACGCAGGCTGCTGCTCAGCAAACTATGGCACCTACCAAACCTGTCATTGCCAATGCTGTCAAAAAAACACCCCAACACTTCAAGAAAATCACACCAGAAGAGCTGCAGTACCGAAGGGAACATCACCTTTGCTACAAGTGTGGAGAAAAGTTTGGTCCAGGTCACCAGTGCAAGCAGAAGGAGATTCATTTGATGGTCGCAGTAGAAGATAGGCCTGAGGATCTGGAGGAAGGGGAGGTAATTGAGTACCAAGGGGCTCAGTCGGCCAGAGGAGTGGAAATGGCAATACATGCACTGACGGGGAAAATGACTTACAATACCATCAAATTGCAGGGGCTGCTCAAAGGAACCCCCCTGTCAATCTTGGTGGATGGGGGAAGTACTCACAGCTTTGTCAAAAATACTGTGGCTCAACTCTTTCCAGAGATGGTCCAGTCAATCAAGCCCTTCAAGGTCAAGGTGGCTAATGGGGAGTATTTGACCTGTAGTAGGATGATTCCAAACATGAACTGGGAAATGCAAGGTAAACCATTCACTCATGACATGTTTATCATTAACATAGAACCTTATGATATGATCATAGGAGTGGATTGGATGGCTGCACACAGCCCCATCACCTTTGACTTCAGGCAGTTGAACATGACATTTGATAAGGAAGGGGAAAGGATCTGGCTACAAGGAGAGTCGAAGGAGGCGGTACTTAAGCTTCCTAAAGATAATGCTGAGAAGGAAGGACTAAGCACCAAAATCTGGAAGCATGCCTGTGGGCTGAAGATGAGTGGAACTCAGGTACACTCTGTAACTCAGTTGGATATTGCTTTTCAACAGCCCCTAGATGCTCTAATTGCGGACTACAAAGATGTATTTGGGGAGCCAAAATCCCTTCCTCCCTCCAGAGATTGTGACCACCAAATTCCTTTAATACCCAATGCCAAACCATTCAAATTAGCACCTTATAGGTATCCTCACaaccagaaaaatgaaatagAGAAACAGGTAAAAGACATGATTAGTAGTGGCATTATTCAGCTCAGCCATAGTCCATTTGCATCTCCAGTTCTGTTAgttaagaaaaaagatggaaCTTGGCGATTCTGTGTTGATTACAGACAATTAAATGACTTGACTATCAAAGATAAATTTCCAATACCAATCATTGATGATTTGCTCGATGAGCTATATGGTGCTAAGATCTTCACTAAGATCGACCTAAGAGCCGGTTACCATCAAATCAGAATGTACCTAGATGATATTCcaaaaacagccttcaaaactcACCTTGGACTTTATGAATTCACAGTCATGCCATTTGGCCTTACTAACGCACCAGCAACTTTTCAGAGCCTGATGAACCATGTATTCGAACCTTACTTGAGAAAATTTGTGCTAGTATTTTTTGATGACATCCTTGTGTATAGTCCTGACCCAAACACTCACCTTTCACACCTCAAAACTGTCCTAGAAACACTCAGATCTTGCTCCTTATTTGCCAAGCTTTCTAAATGCATCTTTGGACAGTCCCAAGTGGAGTATTTGGGACACATTATCAGTAGTAATGGAGTACAGGCTGACccctcaaaagtcaaaagcatGATGGACTGGCCTGCACCTACATCAGTGAAGGCTTTGAGAGGATTTTTGGGACTCACAGGCTATTACAAGAGGTTTGTGAGAGGTTATGGGCTCATTGCCAAGCCACTTACGGAGTTGCTGAAGAAAGTAAACTTCCACTGGAGTGAacatactgaactagctttCCAAAAACTCAAACAACTGATGAGTAACACACCTGTCCTCGCACTCCCTAATTTTTCCTTACCATTTGTTCTGGAAACAGATGCTAGTCATAAGGCTATAGGAGCTGTACTCATGCAGCAAGGAAGGCCTATTGCTTATCTCAGTCAAGCCTTGGGGCCTAAAAACTTGGGGTTGTCAATATATGAGAAGGAGTTGTTATCCCTTATCACAGCTGTATCCAGGTGGAGGCATTATTTGTTGGGGAATCATTTCATTATCAAGACAGATCACCAGAGCTTAAAGTACCTACTAGAGCAGAAGATAACCACTCCCCTACAGCAAAAGTGGCTTACTAAGTTGCTGGGACTGGATTATGAAATACAGTACAAGAGAGGTAAGGAAATTCTTGTGGCTGATGCACTGTCTAGAAGAAGCTATGAAGAAGACAGCTCTACACACAGCCTCTCGGTCATGAAACCTGCATGGCTATCTGAAGTCCTGGAGAGTTACCAGGGGGATAGTGCCGTAACTAAGCTAACCGAAGCCTTGACCATTACACCTGACTCTCTTCCCAATTACTCTTTGAGTGGGGGATTACTCAGGTATAAAGGCAGGGTTTACATTGGAGCATCAGGGAGCTTGAGACAGAAGCTGATAACTTGCCTTCATGACTCGCACCTAGGAGGGCACTCAGGCAACCTGGGAACCTATCAGAGGTTGAAAGGGCCATTTTTCTGGCCAGGAATGAAGAAGGAGGTAGAAAGTTGGGTGCAGCAATGTGACGTGTTTAAAAGAAGCAAGGTAGAACATTGCAAAACACCAGGCCTACTGCAACCACTTCCTGTACCCGAGCAGGCATGGCAGCATGTTTCAATGGACTTCGTGGAAGGATTGCCCAAGTCTCAGGGATATGAAGGAATGCTGGTAGTCATTGACAGGTTCACCAAATACTGCCACCTCTTACCATTACCTCCTAAGTATACAGCACAGTCAGTAGCTAACATGTACTTTGATAATGTCTACAAATTGCATGGGTTACCCCTGAGCATTGTATCAGACAGGGATAGGCTGTTTACTAGCATGTTCTGGAAGGAATTATTTGGGAAGCTAGGTACTGAGCTGCACTACTCCACTGCCTACCACCCTCAGACAGATGGGCAGACGGAGAGGCTGAATAGGTGCGTTGAGACATACTTGAGGTGTTTATGTTTCCAACAACCTCATAAATGGAAGTTCTTATTAGCAGCTGCTGAATGGTGGTACAACACCAACCATCACACAGCCTTGAAAATGACTCCTTTCCAGGCTCTGTACGGTTATCCACCCTCTCAATTAGGCCTGAATGCCTTAGAGACTCCAGTAGCTGCTGTGGAACAGTGGTTGGGAGATAGGAGGAAATGGAATGAATTGCTGAGGGGAAATCTCATCAGGGCTCAGAATCGTATGAAGCAGTTCGCGGATAAGGGCAGAATTGAAAGGAATTTCCAGGTTGGTGATTGGGTATACTTGAAATTGCAGCCTTACAGACAAACTTCGGTAGCAATCAGGAAGAATCTGAAGTTATCTTCCAAGTATTATGGGCCATATAAGGTCCTTCAAAAAGTTGGAAATGCAGCCTACAAACTAGAGTTACCGGCTGGCTCTGCGATACATCCTACCTTCCATGTTTCCTTGCTCAAACCATCTGCAAAGAATCATGTTATAACTCAGGAGTTACCTTTGACTACGGCTGAGGGACAGATCAAGATTGCACCAGAAAGTGTACTGGCCACTCGTGAAATCATAAGAAAAAAACAGAAGATGACTCAAGTGCTGATCAAGTGGATGAACCTAGGCACTGAAGACTCAACTTGGGAGGATGTCACG TTAACTCTGATCAAAATCAGTGATATCATTACAACATACAAGCGGGCTTATGATGGCAAAGTGAAAGCTGCACAGCATATATGGGCAGTCACGCAACATGTTCTGTCTAGGCTAACAGAGACTATTAAGCTGGGGGTAGATGAATTGTTGGCCGTGTTTAAAAGCTCGAAATCTGTGGGTCTTCAGGAGCCAGGAAAAGTTGGCTTGATTCTCACGACGGCTGAAAATGCTCGGAAAATTTTAAGTCCTAATACTAGTATTGATCAAGATAAGCTGCAAGGGAACTTACTTCCATCGGTGTCACAACTGCATGACGTTTGTGAAACAACGTTTACTTGCCTTTTGCCGGCATCTGGTATCCAAGGTACTGTATATGATGTCACCGAGAATGTATTCTTCCTCCCAACCTTGAAACTGGGTAAAAATTCAGAGGTGATGTTAAGAAATCTATTGGCATTCGAAGCTTCAGCACCCGATCTTTCGTCAGTATTTCAATATTTTATTTATCTCCTGTCTGGATTGATAAGAGGTGAGAAGGACGTGAAGATTCTAAGGAATGCTCAGATTGTCAAAGgggaaatggaaaatgatgaagtCGTCTGCCTCTTCGCTAACTTGAGGAAATCCATCATCGCTAACGGAGGTGACAAGAATGAAATGTCTACAGCTGATGAATTTGGCAATGCTCTCCGAGAACAATTCAGTAATAACCCTTTTGTGAAGACCTGCATCTGGATAAAGAATCGTATTGTTCCTTTCTTTAATCTCTTGAAGCCACTCGTCCCAGCATTGATCGTGCTGCTGCTTCTCTTCCAATCATTTTGCCAAATCTATGATTGCCGCCGTTTCAGTCTTCCTATTTTGTCAGACGGCAAAATTTTCAGAGATGCCTCATCATTTCTAAGCTTCAACAGTACTGGTAGTCAAGGTCAAGAACTCATGTCAGCCCGAAAAATTCTTCGCTATTCCAGTTAA